The following proteins are co-located in the Roseovarius arcticus genome:
- a CDS encoding ABC transporter ATP-binding protein produces the protein MSAPLLDVKNLNVSFRLGSGDLPVSSNVSFTLEHGKVLGLIGESGSGKTVTSKALLRLLPATGSLKADHILYKGRDIATLPAAEFDALRGGELAMIFQDPVGSFNPVKTIGWHFAAAGRRHPAGHSDIMQGAAEALRQVDIADPKTALRKYPHQLSGGMLQRCLIALVMFARPSLIVADEPTTNLDNLVERQIIDLFDKLRREVDASFIFITHDMTIAEQISDSIIVMYAGQIVEQGATEALMQRPRHPYTRGLVQTARELEGDVDTLTEIAGEVGTGQWPDNRCRFAPRCPLHEAACDHAIPLHHVPSHGEVRCIKADRAGVQS, from the coding sequence ATGAGCGCGCCGCTACTTGATGTAAAAAACCTGAACGTCAGCTTTCGCCTCGGTTCGGGCGATTTGCCAGTCTCGTCGAATGTCAGCTTCACGCTTGAGCATGGCAAAGTGCTGGGCCTCATCGGCGAGAGCGGATCGGGCAAGACTGTGACGTCAAAGGCACTGCTGCGCCTGCTGCCCGCCACCGGATCGCTGAAGGCCGATCACATCCTTTATAAGGGGCGCGATATTGCCACGCTTCCAGCCGCCGAGTTCGACGCGCTGCGCGGCGGCGAGCTGGCTATGATCTTTCAGGACCCGGTCGGCAGTTTTAATCCGGTAAAAACCATCGGCTGGCACTTCGCCGCCGCCGGGCGCCGCCATCCAGCCGGGCATAGCGACATCATGCAGGGCGCCGCCGAGGCGCTGAGGCAGGTCGATATCGCTGACCCGAAAACTGCGCTGCGCAAGTATCCCCACCAACTAAGCGGCGGGATGTTGCAACGCTGCCTGATCGCACTGGTAATGTTCGCACGACCATCGCTGATCGTCGCGGATGAGCCGACCACGAACCTCGACAATCTGGTGGAGCGGCAGATCATTGACCTCTTTGACAAGCTGCGCCGCGAGGTGGACGCGTCTTTTATCTTTATCACGCACGACATGACAATTGCAGAGCAGATCAGCGACAGCATCATCGTGATGTACGCAGGCCAGATCGTAGAGCAGGGCGCGACCGAGGCGCTGATGCAAAGACCCCGCCACCCCTACACCCGAGGGCTCGTCCAGACCGCGCGCGAGCTGGAGGGCGATGTGGACACCTTGACCGAAATCGCAGGCGAGGTCGGCACCGGGCAATGGCCTGATAATCGCTGCCGATTTGCCCCGCGCTGCCCCCTGCACGAGGCGGCGTGCGATCACGCTATCCCGCTGCACCATGTGCCGAGCCACGGCGAAGTGCGCTGCATCAAGGCCGACCGGGCCGGGGTGCAGTCATGA
- a CDS encoding SDR family NAD(P)-dependent oxidoreductase codes for MSRTALITGAGTGIGAAIAAVLAAAGNACTITGRADARPEGLDASIGYMQLDYHDPASLQRACTEAADTLRPDILINNAGINIKGTMVDTDAGTLAQMMTANLTSPYALTRACLPHMTSQGWGRIVSITSIWSVLGNPGNTAYCASKFGLDGMTAALAAEVAHHGVTVNAVAPGYIMTDALRAKYTPDRLREVAAHVPLGRPGRPDEIAAVVAFLAGENATYITGQNIRVDGGLTRTAQPFTRPD; via the coding sequence ATGAGCCGCACAGCCCTGATCACCGGCGCAGGCACCGGCATCGGCGCGGCCATCGCGGCGGTTCTGGCGGCAGCGGGCAATGCCTGCACCATCACCGGGCGTGCGGATGCGCGGCCCGAAGGCCTGGACGCCAGCATTGGCTATATGCAGTTGGATTACCACGATCCGGCCTCGCTGCAGCGCGCCTGTACGGAGGCCGCGGATACCCTCAGACCCGATATCCTGATCAACAACGCCGGGATCAATATCAAGGGTACTATGGTCGACACGGATGCCGGAACGCTGGCGCAGATGATGACCGCGAACCTTACTAGCCCCTACGCGCTGACCCGCGCGTGTCTGCCGCATATGACGTCGCAGGGCTGGGGCCGCATCGTCAGTATCACCTCAATCTGGAGCGTGCTTGGCAATCCCGGCAACACGGCCTATTGCGCGTCGAAATTCGGACTGGACGGCATGACCGCAGCGTTGGCCGCCGAGGTCGCGCATCACGGCGTTACCGTCAACGCCGTCGCGCCCGGCTATATTATGACGGACGCCCTGCGCGCCAAATACACGCCCGATCGGCTGCGCGAGGTCGCCGCCCACGTCCCCCTCGGCCGCCCCGGCAGGCCCGATGAGATCGCCGCCGTAGTCGCCTTTCTCGCGGGCGAGAACGCCACCTACATCACCGGGCAAAATATCCGCGTCGATGGCGGGCTAACCCGCACCGCGCAACCCTTTACCCGGCCAGATTAA
- a CDS encoding FAD-dependent oxidoreductase: MLRHMDAHAISTGDLAALDGRVFDVVIIGGGIIGASSAREAAAAGYSVLLAEKNDFASGSTSRSSRLLHCGLRYFEAPQPVRYFTRHPSRFLTSLRMARAAMRERREMVLTAPQRVRPIDFFFPIYEDGPYSAWQTDLAFGLLKQLAPNDVPLDYQRLNRGAALEQPIVAALARHHQLKAAARFTEYQFNWPERICIDAILDAEDAGATALNYTRATLGGAQGGVRKVMLEGRGGARAQVGARRVMTMAGIWIDRVLGSGGQHSQRRIFGTKGAHIVIKLPDQYRGQGITTINSAGEPFYCIPWHDHHYIGPTETAYDGDPDDIHVDAADMEFLLSEAAALFPGLNVTRASVLRTWAGVRPLTYDPAHPKGNRSRVLHDLGDDGLEGVYAMTAAPVMSHRDAGREVTRKLQASLTPGGQSRVLHYAPRMPLENTNSPRIAPGINYTIADVRAAVQNEHARTLMGVLYRRSGTGLRHDFTPNEAASVAAVMAQELGWTDTRRDEELARFAEQTERLFGLHRKIKST, encoded by the coding sequence ATGCTGCGGCATATGGATGCACATGCGATCAGCACTGGCGATCTGGCAGCCCTGGATGGCCGCGTATTTGACGTCGTTATCATCGGGGGCGGCATCATAGGCGCCAGCTCAGCACGCGAGGCGGCAGCGGCAGGATATTCTGTCCTTTTGGCGGAAAAAAATGACTTCGCTTCTGGCTCCACCAGCCGCTCTAGCCGCCTCCTGCATTGCGGTTTGCGCTACTTCGAGGCGCCGCAACCAGTGCGCTATTTCACGCGGCATCCCAGCAGATTTCTGACGTCGCTGCGCATGGCGCGCGCCGCAATGCGCGAACGCCGCGAGATGGTGCTGACCGCGCCGCAGCGGGTGCGCCCTATCGACTTCTTCTTTCCCATTTACGAGGACGGGCCCTATAGCGCATGGCAGACCGACCTTGCCTTTGGCCTGCTCAAGCAGCTCGCGCCGAACGACGTGCCGCTGGATTATCAGCGATTAAATCGCGGCGCCGCGCTGGAGCAGCCCATCGTCGCCGCACTTGCCAGGCATCACCAGCTAAAGGCGGCTGCGCGCTTTACCGAGTATCAATTCAATTGGCCCGAACGGATCTGCATCGACGCGATCCTCGACGCCGAGGATGCAGGTGCAACTGCGCTGAACTACACCCGCGCGACACTGGGCGGTGCCCAAGGCGGCGTGCGCAAAGTCATGTTAGAAGGCCGTGGCGGCGCACGCGCGCAGGTTGGCGCACGGCGGGTGATGACGATGGCCGGCATCTGGATCGACCGGGTGCTGGGCAGCGGCGGCCAGCACTCGCAGCGCCGCATCTTTGGCACAAAAGGCGCGCATATTGTCATCAAACTGCCAGATCAGTATCGCGGCCAAGGGATCACTACGATCAATAGCGCGGGCGAGCCGTTCTATTGCATCCCGTGGCACGACCACCACTATATCGGCCCGACCGAGACAGCGTATGACGGCGATCCCGACGATATCCATGTCGACGCCGCCGATATGGAATTTCTGTTATCCGAGGCGGCAGCGCTCTTTCCCGGCCTGAACGTCACACGCGCGAGCGTTCTGCGCACTTGGGCCGGGGTGCGCCCGCTGACCTACGATCCAGCGCATCCCAAGGGCAACCGCAGCCGCGTTCTGCACGATCTGGGCGACGACGGCCTCGAAGGCGTTTATGCCATGACCGCCGCCCCAGTGATGAGCCACCGCGACGCGGGCCGCGAGGTCACGCGCAAACTCCAAGCGTCACTGACGCCCGGCGGGCAAAGCCGTGTGCTGCACTACGCGCCACGGATGCCGCTGGAGAATACAAATTCCCCCCGCATTGCGCCCGGCATCAACTACACTATCGCCGACGTGCGCGCCGCCGTGCAGAATGAACATGCCCGCACCCTCATGGGCGTCCTCTACCGGCGCAGCGGCACAGGGTTGCGCCATGATTTCACCCCTAACGAGGCCGCATCCGTCGCGGCCGTGATGGCCCAAGAGCTGGGCTGGACCGATACCCGGCGCGACGAAGAACTTGCGCGGTTTGCCGAACAGACCGAACGTTTGTTCGGGCTACACCGCAAAATCAAATCAACCTGA
- a CDS encoding TRAP transporter substrate-binding protein: MDRRSFIRAGAIGTAATALAAPAIAQGNITWRMVTTWPKNFPGLGVGAQRLADRITAASGGRLTVQVYSAGELVPPLQSLDAVIDGTAEMSHGAAYYWQNKSPALSFFTGVPYGMTTAELTAWVRFLGGQEIWDEIYDQFGVQGFLSGNTGNQTGGWFREELTGLDSIKGLRFRTPGLGGRVWEKMGATVTNMAGGEIFQALQSGTLDAAEFVGPYNDLALGFHQVAKHYYLSSFVEPGLATEIVVDKAKYQALPEDLQAIVRDVSQAEYDMVSADFVANDPRALKTLIEDHGVQVHQFPDDIMQAGAVASKEVIEELKASDDALVRKTTESYLDALALVRSRTEQIDMPYQAARAKYLDF, encoded by the coding sequence ATGGATCGTCGTTCCTTTATCCGAGCGGGTGCTATTGGCACAGCTGCGACTGCGCTGGCCGCGCCGGCCATCGCGCAGGGCAACATTACGTGGCGCATGGTCACAACCTGGCCCAAGAATTTCCCCGGCCTCGGTGTTGGCGCACAGCGCCTCGCCGACCGTATCACTGCCGCATCGGGCGGCCGCCTGACCGTGCAGGTCTATTCCGCCGGCGAGCTGGTTCCACCACTGCAGAGCCTTGACGCGGTCATCGACGGCACCGCCGAAATGAGCCATGGCGCGGCCTACTACTGGCAGAACAAGTCGCCCGCGCTGTCGTTTTTCACCGGCGTGCCCTACGGCATGACGACTGCCGAGCTGACGGCTTGGGTCCGCTTTCTTGGCGGTCAGGAAATCTGGGACGAAATCTATGATCAGTTCGGCGTCCAAGGCTTCCTGTCGGGCAACACCGGCAATCAGACCGGCGGCTGGTTCCGCGAAGAGCTGACGGGTCTGGATTCGATCAAGGGCCTTCGCTTCCGAACGCCCGGCCTTGGCGGGCGCGTGTGGGAGAAGATGGGCGCGACCGTCACCAACATGGCGGGCGGCGAAATTTTCCAAGCGCTACAGTCCGGCACGCTGGACGCGGCCGAATTCGTTGGCCCCTACAATGACCTCGCCCTCGGCTTTCACCAGGTCGCAAAGCACTATTACCTCTCCAGCTTTGTGGAGCCGGGCCTCGCCACTGAGATCGTCGTTGACAAGGCCAAGTATCAGGCCCTGCCAGAGGACCTTCAGGCCATCGTGCGCGACGTCAGCCAGGCGGAGTACGACATGGTTTCGGCCGATTTCGTTGCCAACGACCCGCGTGCACTAAAGACGCTGATTGAGGATCACGGCGTGCAAGTGCACCAGTTCCCCGACGACATCATGCAGGCCGGCGCTGTCGCTTCCAAAGAAGTGATCGAAGAGCTGAAGGCCAGCGACGATGCGCTGGTCCGCAAGACCACTGAAAGCTATCTGGACGCGCTTGCACTTGTCCGCTCGCGGACCGAGCAGATCGATATGCCGTACCAAGCGGCCCGTGCGAAGTACCTCGACTTCTGA
- a CDS encoding ABC transporter permease codes for MPSGLKYFLTRLGGALITMLVGTVVVFFVMKAAPGDPALVVLGDFATPETIARFNAERGLDAPLLVQYFDWLGGILRFDFGQSLSVSSGADIGELLAFRLPNTIFIGLYAMSIAVVLALILGTLAAVNRGNFIDTGATSLAVLGVSMPDFWFGYMLILGLSIGLGLFPSYGFIPASESIVGALHSGFLPALAIAAPMAAVFTRTLRTSLIENLDREHVTVAKSLGHSGRFRFVHHVFRNSVIPFIVVIGLQIRYLLGGVVIIERIFGVNGVGSLMVEAAFARDYFVVQACAVMFLAIVLGVNYVVDLICAALDPRRAR; via the coding sequence ATGCCCTCCGGCCTCAAGTATTTCCTGACACGCCTCGGCGGCGCGCTGATCACGATGCTGGTTGGCACCGTCGTTGTGTTCTTTGTGATGAAGGCCGCGCCGGGCGATCCGGCGCTGGTGGTGCTGGGCGACTTTGCAACGCCCGAAACGATCGCCAGATTTAATGCCGAGAGGGGCCTCGACGCGCCGCTGTTGGTGCAATATTTCGATTGGCTGGGCGGCATCCTGCGGTTCGATTTCGGCCAGTCTCTGTCGGTATCGTCGGGTGCAGACATTGGCGAACTGCTTGCGTTTCGCCTGCCAAATACAATCTTTATCGGACTATACGCCATGAGCATCGCGGTCGTTCTGGCCCTGATCCTTGGCACGCTGGCCGCTGTAAATCGCGGCAATTTCATCGACACGGGCGCGACATCTCTGGCCGTCCTTGGCGTATCAATGCCAGACTTTTGGTTCGGCTACATGCTGATCCTTGGCCTATCCATCGGCCTCGGGCTCTTTCCTTCCTACGGTTTCATCCCGGCGTCGGAGTCGATCGTAGGCGCGCTTCACTCCGGCTTCTTGCCGGCACTGGCTATCGCCGCGCCGATGGCGGCCGTGTTCACGCGCACGCTGCGCACCTCGCTGATCGAAAATCTGGACCGCGAGCATGTGACCGTCGCCAAATCGCTAGGCCATTCAGGGCGCTTTCGGTTCGTTCATCACGTTTTTCGCAATTCGGTGATCCCGTTCATCGTCGTGATCGGCCTCCAGATCCGCTACCTTCTGGGCGGCGTCGTCATTATCGAGCGGATTTTTGGCGTCAATGGTGTCGGCTCGCTGATGGTCGAGGCGGCATTTGCGCGCGATTATTTCGTGGTGCAGGCCTGCGCGGTGATGTTTTTGGCCATCGTTCTGGGCGTCAACTACGTCGTCGATCTGATCTGTGCGGCGCTCGACCCGCGGCGCGCGAGGTAG
- a CDS encoding oligopeptide/dipeptide ABC transporter ATP-binding protein: protein MNAATLTAATDPFLRFDDVVVSFGAGTGLLSQLQGRSTVFNAVDHVDLAVSRGEILGVVGESGSGKTTICKAALGLHPVSSGAVTLDGAPLDLSSGAMQMVFQDPLSSLNPRHTVAQALAIPLRLHGLAGKKDMDSAIDALLVDVGLGAQFRGRFPHELSGGQLQRAAIARALATRPKVLFADEAVSKLDVSVRAQILNLLKRLRDTHDLTIVFVTHDLHVARFLCDRIAIMYFGKLLEVGPTKAVYADPRHPYTQELLGTLDKGRHAGASTRDIYNPLRDDTRACRYLGRCPHAMEVCAKVHPDARRTGPAHRTACYLYEDAP, encoded by the coding sequence ATGAACGCCGCAACACTAACTGCCGCCACCGATCCGTTCCTGCGATTTGACGATGTCGTCGTCAGCTTTGGCGCCGGGACAGGGCTGCTCTCGCAATTACAGGGCCGCAGCACCGTCTTTAACGCTGTCGATCATGTCGATCTGGCTGTCAGCCGCGGCGAAATTTTGGGCGTTGTAGGGGAGAGCGGCAGTGGCAAGACGACGATCTGCAAGGCCGCCCTTGGCCTGCATCCCGTTTCCAGCGGCGCCGTAACGCTAGATGGCGCGCCATTGGATCTTAGCAGCGGCGCGATGCAGATGGTATTTCAAGACCCGCTTAGCTCGCTGAACCCGCGCCACACTGTCGCGCAGGCGCTGGCAATTCCGCTGCGCCTGCATGGCTTGGCCGGAAAGAAGGATATGGATAGCGCAATTGATGCGCTCTTGGTCGATGTTGGGCTCGGCGCGCAGTTCAGAGGTCGCTTTCCCCATGAGCTGTCAGGCGGGCAGTTGCAACGCGCCGCCATTGCGCGGGCGCTGGCGACGCGGCCTAAGGTATTGTTCGCCGATGAGGCTGTCAGCAAGCTGGACGTATCGGTGCGCGCGCAGATCCTGAACTTGCTGAAACGCCTGCGCGACACGCATGATCTGACCATCGTTTTTGTCACCCACGACCTGCATGTCGCCCGCTTTCTGTGCGACCGTATTGCGATCATGTACTTTGGCAAGCTGTTGGAGGTTGGGCCGACGAAGGCCGTCTATGCGGACCCCCGGCACCCTTACACGCAAGAGTTGCTGGGCACGCTAGACAAGGGGCGACATGCCGGAGCGAGCACGCGCGACATTTACAACCCGCTGCGCGACGATACCCGCGCCTGCCGCTATCTGGGCCGCTGTCCTCACGCCATGGAGGTTTGCGCAAAGGTGCATCCCGATGCCCGCCGCACCGGCCCTGCCCATCGCACGGCCTGCTATCTCTACGAGGATGCGCCATGA
- a CDS encoding ABC transporter substrate-binding protein, translating into MTKPSNISHKVSRRAILKSGAAATTLAMLPLWAGRAEAACGTLRAGITGYNVINTLDPAQTTLIPESYVVWGVFNCLLKFDESMNIVPDLAESYESVSPTILRFKLREGVKFHDGVEMTSADVKFTLDRLRDDATASPHQSKFAPISEIRTPDAYTVEIETAEPFAPMLSYLTNTRTGSQIVPMHLLKDGTPDDFATNPVGTGPFKLTEYQPGASLTLAKHTEYFEDGLPMVDIVEIPLIAEESAGVTALLGGSIDLTSTAPFADIPDLENDDRVQVLKAPGTNTRFISVNNAVAPFDDVHFRRAVSMAFDRQAMVDVVLFGEGRTANGVVPNSISWAATQDAPAETMMNPEEALKELALSKYGAGTEATVLTWGSGWWKRFAEVFVLQVNQVLGVNFTVEVSDSGTVYQRKQAGDFQASIWGWLGLIDPDEYAYEIYHTNGSRNYEKYSNPQVDALLEEARRILDLGPRGELYRQAEALAIKDCPVLPCFESNVHNLLAPKVQGFVQRPYSGFGAQLAEVKDC; encoded by the coding sequence ATGACAAAACCAAGCAACATCAGCCACAAGGTTAGCCGCAGGGCGATTCTGAAATCGGGCGCTGCCGCGACCACCCTCGCGATGCTGCCGCTCTGGGCCGGGCGCGCCGAGGCCGCGTGCGGCACGCTACGCGCGGGCATCACGGGATATAATGTTATCAATACACTAGACCCGGCGCAGACCACGCTGATCCCGGAATCCTACGTCGTTTGGGGCGTTTTCAACTGCCTGCTGAAGTTCGATGAGAGCATGAATATCGTCCCAGATCTGGCAGAAAGCTATGAGAGTGTCAGCCCAACGATCCTGCGGTTTAAGCTACGTGAGGGCGTGAAATTCCATGACGGCGTCGAAATGACCTCGGCGGATGTCAAGTTTACGCTGGACCGGCTGCGTGATGACGCGACCGCTTCGCCGCACCAATCTAAGTTTGCGCCTATTTCCGAAATTCGCACGCCTGACGCCTACACCGTCGAGATTGAGACCGCCGAGCCGTTCGCACCAATGCTCAGCTATCTGACGAACACGCGCACCGGCAGCCAAATCGTCCCGATGCACCTGCTCAAAGACGGCACGCCCGATGATTTCGCGACCAATCCTGTCGGCACCGGCCCCTTTAAGCTAACCGAGTATCAGCCCGGCGCGTCGCTTACGCTGGCCAAGCACACCGAGTATTTCGAGGACGGCTTGCCTATGGTCGATATCGTCGAAATCCCCCTGATCGCCGAGGAGTCGGCAGGCGTCACCGCCCTTCTGGGTGGCAGCATTGATCTGACCAGCACCGCACCCTTCGCAGACATTCCCGATCTGGAAAACGACGACCGTGTTCAGGTGCTGAAGGCACCCGGCACCAACACCCGATTTATCAGCGTTAACAATGCCGTCGCGCCCTTTGACGACGTTCATTTCCGCCGTGCCGTTTCGATGGCGTTTGACCGCCAGGCGATGGTGGATGTTGTCCTCTTTGGCGAGGGCCGCACCGCGAACGGCGTCGTGCCGAACTCAATCTCATGGGCCGCGACCCAGGATGCGCCCGCCGAGACAATGATGAATCCCGAGGAGGCGCTAAAAGAGCTGGCGCTGTCCAAGTACGGGGCCGGCACCGAGGCGACCGTGCTGACATGGGGCTCAGGCTGGTGGAAGCGTTTTGCCGAGGTGTTCGTGCTGCAGGTCAATCAGGTGCTGGGCGTGAACTTCACGGTCGAGGTGTCCGATAGCGGCACGGTTTACCAGCGCAAGCAGGCAGGCGATTTCCAAGCGTCAATCTGGGGTTGGCTAGGCCTCATTGACCCCGACGAATACGCGTACGAGATTTATCACACCAACGGGTCGCGCAACTACGAGAAATACTCGAACCCGCAGGTTGACGCCCTGCTGGAGGAGGCCCGTCGCATACTGGATCTGGGCCCGCGCGGCGAGCTTTATCGCCAGGCCGAGGCGCTGGCGATCAAGGACTGCCCGGTCCTGCCGTGCTTTGAGAGCAACGTGCATAATCTGCTCGCCCCAAAGGTGCAGGGCTTCGTGCAGCGGCCCTATTCAGGCTTTGGCGCGCAACTGGCCGAGGTCAAGGATTGCTGA
- a CDS encoding LysR substrate-binding domain-containing protein, translated as MRWRQLTAFRETMVTGTASGAADIMGISQPAVSRLIDALEASLGLALFDRRSGRMVPTAEGRLFYEELQRAFASYNRLTSAAEDIKQGRRGSLHIASMPALGLTFLPDAITAFKTVQPEIKIRYDLQLSMRVEEWVSSQQVDLGIAEFPFERPGIERENFCDLPYVMALPEDHRLTARDVITPADLHGERMVSLSPETVARRLMDAALADAGAVPHILCETTYAAGVCAMVRRGQGIGLIDLFTAAGNTGGGIVFRRFAPELMFRVGILYPRHQPRSRVTGEFLTVLRAHRSRLVAGIDALLAV; from the coding sequence ATGCGCTGGCGGCAACTTACGGCCTTTCGTGAAACGATGGTAACGGGCACCGCCAGCGGGGCAGCCGACATCATGGGCATTTCCCAGCCAGCCGTCAGTCGGCTGATTGACGCGTTAGAGGCGTCGCTGGGTCTGGCATTATTTGACCGGCGCAGCGGGCGCATGGTGCCCACGGCAGAGGGGCGTCTCTTTTACGAGGAATTGCAGCGCGCATTTGCCAGCTACAACCGCCTGACCTCGGCCGCCGAGGATATCAAGCAGGGGCGGCGCGGAAGCCTGCACATAGCGTCGATGCCAGCCCTCGGCCTGACGTTTCTGCCCGACGCAATCACTGCGTTCAAAACGGTGCAGCCCGAGATCAAGATCCGTTATGACCTGCAACTCTCGATGCGCGTCGAAGAGTGGGTATCATCGCAGCAGGTCGATCTGGGCATCGCGGAATTCCCGTTCGAGCGTCCGGGTATCGAGCGGGAGAATTTCTGCGACCTTCCGTATGTCATGGCTCTGCCCGAGGATCACAGGCTGACCGCGCGCGATGTTATCACCCCCGCCGATCTGCATGGCGAGCGGATGGTCAGCCTCAGCCCCGAGACTGTCGCGCGGCGGCTGATGGACGCCGCGCTGGCCGATGCGGGCGCTGTGCCCCATATCCTGTGCGAGACGACATATGCAGCTGGCGTCTGCGCGATGGTTCGTCGCGGTCAGGGTATCGGACTGATTGATCTGTTCACAGCGGCGGGCAACACAGGCGGCGGCATCGTCTTTCGCCGCTTCGCTCCCGAGCTGATGTTTCGCGTCGGCATCCTTTATCCGCGCCACCAACCGCGATCGCGCGTGACCGGCGAATTTCTGACAGTGCTGCGCGCGCATCGCAGTCGGCTGGTAGCGGGGATCGACGCATTGCTGGCGGTATAA
- a CDS encoding ABC transporter permease, with the protein MKLKILMQNRAALAGSTITALFLLTIAIGPIISPWGSGAFDFTAVLKPPSWSHPFGTDSLGRDVLARVMEGARISLLISVSGVLAAMCIGITAGLFAGYLGGWFDAIVMRVVDLLFAFPAFVLALFLMVALGFGVTNVALAIMLVYLPIFARITRNTTEIVRGDAYVQAAKVMGQSTTRILFREILPNISAPILVQASIAVAFGIVIESGLSFIGLGVQPPTPSLGVIMADGQEYFRRAPWVLTMTGLTVTIALLALNLLGDGLRDLADPRLKARDA; encoded by the coding sequence ATGAAACTTAAAATCCTCATGCAAAACCGCGCGGCACTGGCCGGGTCGACGATTACCGCGTTATTTTTGCTCACCATAGCCATCGGGCCGATCATCTCGCCTTGGGGCAGCGGGGCATTCGATTTCACCGCCGTGCTAAAACCGCCCTCGTGGTCGCACCCGTTCGGCACTGATAGCCTTGGCCGGGACGTGCTGGCCCGCGTGATGGAGGGGGCGCGCATATCGCTGCTGATCTCCGTCTCGGGCGTGTTGGCGGCGATGTGCATAGGGATCACGGCGGGGCTGTTTGCCGGCTACCTCGGCGGCTGGTTCGACGCGATCGTGATGCGCGTCGTTGATCTGCTGTTCGCCTTTCCGGCGTTCGTGCTCGCGCTCTTCCTCATGGTTGCACTCGGCTTTGGCGTGACCAACGTGGCGCTGGCGATTATGCTGGTCTACCTGCCCATATTTGCCCGCATCACGCGTAACACGACCGAAATCGTGCGCGGCGATGCCTATGTTCAGGCCGCGAAAGTCATGGGGCAAAGCACGACGCGCATCTTGTTCCGCGAGATATTGCCAAACATTTCGGCGCCCATCTTGGTGCAGGCCAGCATCGCTGTCGCCTTTGGCATCGTCATTGAGAGCGGGCTGTCATTCATTGGCCTCGGTGTGCAGCCGCCTACCCCGTCCTTGGGCGTCATCATGGCCGACGGGCAGGAATATTTCCGCCGCGCGCCATGGGTGCTGACCATGACGGGCCTCACCGTGACCATCGCGCTATTAGCGCTGAACCTCTTGGGCGACGGCCTGCGTGATTTGGCAGACCCGCGACTGAAAGCGAGGGACGCATGA